One window of Klebsiella quasivariicola genomic DNA carries:
- the gspH gene encoding type II secretion system minor pseudopilin GspH, whose product MPQRGFTLLEMMLVLLLIGVSASMVLLAFPSARTQEATQILARFQAQLDFVRERGQQTGQLFGIVIHPDRWQFMRLQPADEGAPAAADDRWGNAQWLPLQAGRVATAESLPRARLTLRFPDGQAWDPGEQPDVIIFPGGEVTPFQLRIDAATGINVDAQGDSQPLAAREQP is encoded by the coding sequence GTGCCTCAGCGCGGTTTCACGCTCCTTGAGATGATGCTGGTTCTGCTGCTGATCGGCGTCAGCGCCAGCATGGTGCTGCTGGCGTTCCCCTCCGCCCGCACCCAGGAGGCCACGCAGATCCTGGCGCGCTTTCAGGCGCAGCTGGATTTTGTCCGCGAGCGCGGGCAGCAAACCGGCCAGCTTTTCGGGATCGTCATCCACCCTGACCGCTGGCAGTTTATGCGCCTGCAGCCTGCCGATGAAGGCGCTCCGGCGGCGGCCGACGACCGCTGGGGCAACGCGCAGTGGCTGCCGCTGCAGGCCGGGCGCGTCGCCACAGCGGAAAGCCTCCCGCGGGCCAGGCTGACGCTGCGCTTTCCCGATGGCCAGGCGTGGGATCCGGGCGAGCAGCCCGACGTGATCATCTTTCCCGGCGGCGAAGTCACGCCGTTTCAGCTGCGGATTGACGCCGCGACGGGCATCAACGTCGACGCCCAGGGCGACAGCCAGCCGCTGGCGGCGCGGGAGCAGCCATGA
- the gspI gene encoding type II secretion system minor pseudopilin GspI, producing the protein MKREAGMTLIEVMVALVIFALAGLAVMQSTLQQTRQLGRMEEKILASWLADNQLVQLRLEKRWPALSWSETTVEAAGTRWFVRWQGVETALPQLRALDVEVRRQKSDPAPLATLRTWVTPP; encoded by the coding sequence ATGAAACGTGAGGCCGGGATGACGCTTATCGAAGTAATGGTCGCGCTGGTGATTTTCGCCCTCGCCGGCCTGGCAGTGATGCAGTCCACCCTGCAGCAAACGCGCCAGCTTGGGCGTATGGAAGAAAAAATCCTCGCCAGCTGGCTGGCGGATAATCAGCTGGTGCAGCTGCGGCTGGAGAAACGCTGGCCTGCTCTTAGCTGGTCCGAAACCACCGTGGAGGCCGCCGGGACGCGCTGGTTCGTTCGCTGGCAAGGGGTGGAAACCGCGCTGCCGCAATTGCGGGCGCTGGACGTGGAGGTCCGACGGCAAAAAAGCGATCCCGCGCCGCTGGCGACCCTGCGCACCTGGGTGACGCCGCCATGA
- the gspJ gene encoding type II secretion system minor pseudopilin GspJ, which translates to MITKMRGFTLIETLLALAILAVLSAAAVMVLQNVIRADGLTREKSQQIAALQRAFRQIADDVTHIIPRRARNSDTLFFAGRFQLQSDDWGLAFSRSGWPNPLGILPRSEIQNVSYRLRQQQLERLSFDQQDPLTGSQPTVRVLLREVTAFRLRFYADGRWQETWDRSQTLPQGLEITLTLAKSGEITRLFLLTPGGSQ; encoded by the coding sequence ATGATAACGAAAATGCGCGGTTTCACCCTGATTGAAACGCTGCTGGCGCTGGCTATCCTCGCCGTCCTTAGCGCCGCCGCCGTGATGGTGCTGCAGAACGTCATCCGCGCCGATGGCCTGACCCGCGAGAAGAGCCAGCAGATCGCCGCCCTCCAGCGCGCCTTTCGCCAGATCGCCGACGATGTCACGCACATCATTCCCCGTCGCGCCAGAAACAGCGACACGCTTTTCTTCGCCGGACGTTTCCAGTTGCAGAGCGACGACTGGGGGCTGGCCTTCAGCCGCAGCGGCTGGCCAAACCCGCTGGGGATCCTGCCGCGCTCGGAGATCCAGAACGTCAGCTACCGTCTGCGCCAGCAGCAGCTTGAACGGCTGAGCTTCGATCAACAGGATCCGCTGACCGGCAGCCAGCCGACGGTCCGGGTGCTGCTGCGCGAGGTGACGGCGTTTCGCCTGCGGTTTTACGCCGACGGGCGCTGGCAGGAGACCTGGGACCGCTCGCAGACGCTGCCCCAGGGGCTGGAGATCACCCTGACGCTGGCGAAAAGCGGGGAGATAACCCGCCTGTTTTTACTCACCCCGGGAGGCAGCCAGTGA
- the gspK gene encoding type II secretion system minor pseudopilin GspK, producing MKNRQRGVALLMVLFILALMMILASAMTERTAVMYQHTAVTLDNLQARWYALAAENMAAALLQRDALDSPSQTNLAQSWAQEGRRFTLDDGEIRATIRDGHACFNLNAIDHRADEAGDGTPYPTDVFVRLLTLLGEPPLRASQIAAALGDWTDSDGLPRLNGAEDEVYMAQTPGYLAANQPMQDVSELRLLAGMDAALYQRLLPFVCVQPDDALQVNINTLRPSQAALLVALFPGDLTLQEAQQLLHNRPRTGWSSVAAFLAQPTLQKTDTTLARPWLTVHSTRFIAAFTVVTGNLRFQLHSVLQQSGRTFTVVQRRYGLSMVVDE from the coding sequence GTGAAAAATCGGCAACGCGGCGTCGCGCTCCTGATGGTGCTGTTCATCCTAGCCCTGATGATGATCCTCGCCAGCGCCATGACCGAGCGCACCGCGGTCATGTATCAGCATACCGCCGTGACCCTCGATAATTTGCAGGCCAGATGGTACGCCCTGGCGGCGGAAAATATGGCCGCCGCGCTGCTGCAACGCGATGCGCTGGACTCACCCAGTCAAACGAACCTGGCGCAAAGCTGGGCGCAGGAGGGGCGCCGTTTTACCCTCGACGATGGCGAAATCCGCGCGACGATCCGCGACGGGCACGCCTGCTTCAACCTCAATGCCATTGACCATCGCGCGGACGAGGCTGGCGACGGAACGCCCTACCCGACCGACGTCTTCGTCCGGCTGCTGACGCTGCTCGGCGAGCCGCCGCTGCGCGCCAGCCAGATCGCCGCCGCCCTCGGTGACTGGACGGACAGCGACGGCCTGCCGCGGCTGAACGGGGCGGAGGACGAGGTCTATATGGCGCAAACCCCGGGCTATCTCGCCGCCAACCAGCCGATGCAGGATGTCAGTGAGCTGCGCCTGCTGGCCGGTATGGACGCCGCGCTCTACCAGCGCCTGCTCCCCTTCGTCTGCGTCCAGCCGGATGACGCGCTGCAGGTCAATATCAACACCCTGCGCCCCTCCCAGGCTGCCCTGCTGGTGGCCCTCTTTCCCGGCGATCTGACGCTGCAGGAGGCGCAACAGCTGCTGCACAACCGCCCGCGAACCGGGTGGAGCAGCGTCGCCGCCTTTCTCGCGCAGCCGACGCTGCAGAAAACCGATACCACGCTTGCCCGTCCCTGGCTGACGGTGCACAGCACACGCTTTATCGCCGCCTTTACCGTGGTGACCGGCAATCTCCGCTTTCAGCTGCACAGCGTCCTGCAACAATCGGGGCGCACCTTTACCGTCGTCCAGCGGCGATATGGACTCTCTATGGTGGTCGATGAATAA
- the gspL gene encoding type II secretion system protein GspL gives MNKINASPQAMLIVRLAATQAPLHWQLFAPGEPHHEASGRWPADDASPFPALAAHYPAWVLIPASDCAFHSLTLPAGLRKPPLQVAPFLLEEQLADDVEATHFALLHRQQAQCEIVAVQRQKMHDWLARCESLSLRLLALTPDVLALPWHPPAWSAVQADEQWLIRHQPWSGMAAESPWLAELLQSEAEEPVIDSYSPPPAAPGVWRAQPAQTLLTLAARHPAALKLSLLQGEFALRRRRLAQASWRPARYAALALALLVGTNSVLDHLDLARQAEAAQQASRAFYRHWFPAEKKVINPRLQMQQHLQALARQAHHAPLVDRLSALQNILSDTPGIRLRALSWDAAGNRLQLEIAAVSSRALEQFTQRAQPRFRVRPGDMITKPDGIEGQLTLEEIDG, from the coding sequence ATGAATAAGATTAACGCTTCTCCCCAGGCCATGCTGATCGTGCGCCTCGCCGCTACGCAGGCGCCGCTGCACTGGCAACTCTTTGCCCCCGGCGAGCCGCACCACGAGGCCAGCGGCCGGTGGCCGGCTGACGACGCCAGCCCTTTCCCGGCGCTGGCGGCGCATTACCCTGCCTGGGTGCTGATCCCGGCCAGCGACTGCGCGTTTCACTCGCTCACCCTGCCAGCGGGCCTGCGTAAACCGCCGCTGCAGGTCGCCCCGTTTCTGCTGGAAGAGCAACTGGCCGACGATGTCGAAGCCACTCATTTTGCTCTGCTCCACCGCCAGCAGGCCCAGTGTGAGATCGTCGCCGTACAGCGGCAAAAAATGCACGACTGGCTGGCCCGCTGCGAGTCGCTCTCCTTAAGGCTCCTGGCGTTGACGCCCGACGTGCTGGCCCTGCCCTGGCATCCGCCGGCGTGGAGCGCGGTGCAGGCGGACGAGCAGTGGCTGATCCGCCACCAGCCATGGAGCGGCATGGCGGCGGAAAGTCCCTGGCTGGCGGAGCTGCTGCAGAGCGAGGCGGAAGAACCAGTCATCGACAGCTATTCACCGCCGCCCGCAGCGCCGGGCGTCTGGCGGGCGCAACCTGCGCAGACATTGCTGACCCTTGCCGCACGCCATCCGGCGGCGCTGAAGCTCAGTCTGCTGCAGGGGGAGTTCGCTCTCCGGCGGCGGCGGCTGGCGCAGGCGAGCTGGCGTCCGGCGCGGTATGCTGCGCTGGCTCTGGCGCTGCTGGTGGGGACAAACAGCGTGCTGGACCATCTCGATCTGGCGCGCCAGGCCGAGGCGGCGCAGCAGGCCAGCCGGGCCTTCTATCGCCACTGGTTTCCGGCGGAGAAAAAGGTAATTAATCCGCGACTGCAGATGCAGCAGCACCTGCAGGCTCTGGCCCGTCAGGCGCATCACGCCCCCCTTGTCGATCGCCTCAGCGCCTTGCAAAACATCCTCAGCGACACGCCAGGGATCCGTCTGCGGGCGCTGAGCTGGGATGCCGCGGGCAACCGTCTGCAGCTGGAAATCGCCGCGGTCTCTTCCCGGGCGCTGGAGCAGTTTACCCAGCGGGCGCAGCCGCGGTTTCGCGTCCGGCCGGGCGACATGATCACGAAACCGGATGGCATTGAAGGACAACTGACGCTGGAGGAAATCGATGGCTAA
- a CDS encoding type II secretion system protein M, with translation MANLLIWWRQRTPSEQRLLLCLAGLLVVCALWYGLWQPWRAREAQWRQTLVKEQASLRWMTEQAPRLQQLSQQPTPAAKEALTALVMREAASHGLAVVRLQPQGKRLQVTLQPCTFQALIDWLDAPAMRGVNAVSLSVTGQPSRPGWVTVNHLLLERDDES, from the coding sequence ATGGCTAATCTGCTTATCTGGTGGCGGCAGCGCACACCGTCCGAGCAGCGCCTGCTGCTGTGCCTCGCGGGGCTGCTGGTGGTCTGCGCCCTCTGGTATGGACTGTGGCAGCCCTGGCGAGCCCGCGAGGCGCAGTGGCGGCAAACCCTGGTGAAAGAACAGGCCAGCCTGCGCTGGATGACGGAGCAGGCTCCGCGCCTGCAGCAGCTCAGCCAGCAGCCCACGCCTGCGGCAAAAGAGGCCCTCACCGCGCTGGTGATGCGCGAGGCGGCGAGCCACGGGCTGGCCGTCGTCCGCCTGCAGCCGCAGGGAAAACGTCTGCAGGTCACCCTCCAGCCCTGTACCTTCCAGGCGCTGATCGACTGGCTGGACGCCCCGGCGATGCGCGGCGTCAACGCGGTTTCGCTGTCCGTGACCGGGCAGCCGTCGCGGCCCGGCTGGGTCACGGTCAACCATCTGCTGCTGGAGCGCGACGATGAAAGCTAA
- a CDS encoding type II secretion system protein N — MKAKAIAGGLLLVLYLLWLAATAPARLLTPMLPPGVQVGHLSGSVWRGEAQPIYWHGERLERLAWSLTLAGWQIALSDPRGVEGQARLWGLRELSLQEGRLTAPASLLSRWLMPTMPVSADGEVTFTLTEGRFSDGRCRQITAGGALWRQARLHSPVGSLELAQVNGTFRCTADGAVALTLRQDSHQLSLSGQGTLSPDGRYLFRGTLQPRQGMPPLLALLVTRPTGNNAPGPTPWQLQGKWLHQEQK, encoded by the coding sequence ATGAAAGCTAAAGCGATCGCCGGTGGACTGCTGCTGGTGCTCTATCTGTTGTGGCTCGCCGCCACGGCTCCGGCGCGCCTGCTGACCCCCATGCTGCCGCCCGGCGTTCAGGTGGGCCACCTCAGCGGCAGCGTCTGGCGCGGCGAGGCGCAGCCGATCTACTGGCATGGCGAACGGCTTGAACGACTGGCGTGGTCGCTGACCCTGGCTGGCTGGCAGATCGCGCTCAGCGATCCGCGCGGGGTGGAAGGCCAGGCCCGGCTGTGGGGCCTGCGCGAACTGAGCCTGCAGGAGGGGCGGCTCACCGCTCCCGCCAGCCTGCTCAGCCGCTGGTTGATGCCAACGATGCCGGTCAGCGCGGATGGGGAAGTCACCTTCACCCTCACCGAAGGGCGGTTCAGTGACGGGCGCTGTCGGCAAATTACCGCCGGTGGCGCGCTGTGGCGGCAGGCCCGACTGCACTCCCCGGTCGGCAGCCTGGAGCTGGCTCAGGTTAATGGCACCTTCCGCTGCACGGCAGACGGCGCCGTGGCGCTGACCCTCCGTCAGGACTCTCATCAGCTGAGCCTCAGCGGCCAGGGAACCCTGTCGCCCGATGGCCGCTATCTGTTTCGCGGTACGCTGCAGCCCCGGCAGGGGATGCCGCCGCTGCTGGCACTGCTGGTCACGCGCCCGACAGGGAATAACGCCCCGGGCCCGACGCCGTGGCAGCTACAGGGAAAATGGTTACACCAGGAGCAAAAATGA
- a CDS encoding prepilin peptidase: MTTLAALSLHFPLVWYGFLLLFGLALGSFYNVVIYRLPRMLTQTADDERITLSTPGSSCPQCRQPIAWRDNIPLLSFFWLGRRARCCQASIAWSYPLTELATGLLFMLAGALLAPGLPLAGGLVLLSFLLILARIDARTQLLPDRLTLPLLWAGLLFNLNEVYIALPEAVAGAMAGYLALWSVYWLFRLLTGKEALGYGDFKLLAALGAWCGWQVLPQVLLLASASGLVWTLLQRLWTRQSLQQPLAFGPWLALAGGGTFLWQQMV, encoded by the coding sequence ATGACGACATTAGCCGCATTATCGCTGCACTTCCCCCTTGTCTGGTATGGCTTCCTGCTGCTGTTCGGTCTGGCGCTGGGCAGCTTTTACAATGTGGTGATCTATCGTCTGCCGCGCATGCTGACCCAGACCGCGGACGATGAGCGGATAACCCTCAGCACCCCGGGATCATCCTGCCCGCAGTGCCGCCAGCCGATCGCCTGGCGGGACAATATCCCGCTGCTCAGCTTCTTCTGGCTGGGCCGTCGCGCCCGCTGCTGTCAGGCGAGCATCGCGTGGAGCTATCCGCTGACCGAGCTGGCCACCGGCCTGTTGTTTATGCTCGCCGGGGCATTGCTCGCGCCGGGCCTGCCGCTGGCGGGCGGGCTGGTGCTACTCTCGTTCCTGCTGATACTGGCGCGGATTGACGCCCGGACCCAGCTGCTGCCCGACCGTCTGACGCTGCCCCTGCTGTGGGCCGGGCTGCTGTTCAATCTTAACGAGGTGTACATTGCCCTGCCGGAGGCGGTCGCCGGGGCGATGGCCGGTTATCTGGCGCTGTGGTCGGTGTACTGGCTGTTCCGCCTGCTGACCGGGAAAGAGGCGCTGGGCTATGGCGATTTTAAGCTGCTGGCGGCGCTGGGCGCCTGGTGCGGCTGGCAGGTTCTGCCGCAGGTGCTGTTGCTCGCTTCGGCCAGCGGGCTGGTATGGACCCTGCTGCAACGCCTGTGGACCCGGCAGTCGCTACAGCAGCCGCTGGCCTTTGGCCCCTGGCTGGCGCTGGCGGGAGGGGGCACTTTTCTCTGGCAGCAGATGGTCTAG
- the hrpB gene encoding ATP-dependent helicase HrpB — MSSLPVAAVLPELLSALQHAPQVLLNAPTGAGKSTWLPLQILAEGHIAGRIILLEPRRLAARNVAQRLAELLGEKAGETVGYRMRAETCVGPQTRLEVVTEGILTRMIQRDPELAGVGLVILDEFHERSLQADLALALLLDVQQGLRDDLKLLIMSATLDNDRLQRLLPDAPVVVSEGRAYPVERRFSPLSAHQRFDEAVAVAAADLLRQEPGSMLLFLPGVGEIQRVQEQLTERVAEDVILCPLYGALPLSEQRKAILPAPAGKRKVVLATNIAETSLTIEGIRLVVDSAQERVARFDPRTGLTRLVTQRISQASMTQRAGRAGRLSPGICLHLLGKEQAERAAAQSEPEILHSDLSALLLELLQWGCHDPAALAWLDQPPAVNLAAARRLLEALSALDGERLSAFGRKMATLGNEPRLAAMLAAAQTDDEAATAARLAAILEEPPRGGLVDLGAVFSRQQANWQQRAQQLMKRLARRGGQPDAGEMAALLASAFADRIARRRGQEGRYQLANGMGAMLDADDALGRHEWLIAPLLLQGSASPDARMLLALPVDIGELIAARPELAQRSDTVEWDEAQGTLKAWRRTVIGQLVIKTQPLAKPSEAELHQAMLNGIREKGLGVLNWTPEAEQLRLRLHCAAQWLPEEAWPAVDDASLLASLEAWLLPQMNGVHSLRALKALDLRQALQDWLPWPLRQKLDRELPTHYTVPTGSRLAIRYHAENPPALAVRMQEMFGEATNPVIAEGRVPLVLELLSPAQRPLQITRDLSAFWQGSYREVQKEMKGRYPKHVWPDDPANTAPTRRSKKYS, encoded by the coding sequence GTGTCCTCATTGCCGGTTGCCGCTGTCCTCCCAGAACTGTTATCCGCCCTGCAGCATGCGCCGCAGGTTTTGCTCAATGCGCCGACCGGCGCCGGGAAATCGACCTGGCTGCCGCTGCAGATCCTCGCCGAGGGCCACATCGCGGGACGCATTATCCTGCTGGAGCCGAGGCGCCTGGCGGCGCGTAATGTCGCGCAGCGGCTGGCTGAATTACTTGGCGAAAAGGCGGGGGAGACCGTGGGTTACCGCATGCGCGCCGAAACCTGCGTCGGGCCGCAGACCCGCCTGGAGGTGGTTACGGAGGGGATCCTGACGCGCATGATCCAGCGCGATCCAGAGCTGGCGGGCGTGGGGCTGGTGATCCTCGATGAGTTTCACGAGCGCAGCCTGCAGGCGGATCTGGCCCTGGCCCTGCTGCTCGACGTCCAGCAGGGGTTACGTGACGATCTCAAGCTGCTGATTATGTCGGCGACCCTCGATAACGATCGCCTGCAGCGTCTGCTGCCTGACGCGCCGGTGGTGGTCTCGGAGGGGCGCGCTTATCCGGTGGAGCGTCGCTTCAGCCCGCTCTCCGCGCACCAGCGTTTTGATGAGGCGGTGGCGGTCGCGGCGGCGGATCTCCTGCGGCAGGAACCGGGGTCGATGCTGCTGTTTCTGCCCGGCGTCGGCGAGATCCAGCGCGTTCAGGAACAGCTGACGGAGCGCGTGGCGGAGGATGTCATTCTCTGCCCGCTGTATGGCGCGTTGCCCTTAAGCGAGCAGCGCAAAGCGATCCTTCCGGCGCCAGCCGGAAAGCGCAAAGTGGTGCTGGCCACCAACATTGCCGAGACCAGTCTGACCATCGAGGGGATCCGCCTGGTGGTCGACAGCGCCCAGGAGCGGGTCGCCCGCTTCGACCCGCGCACCGGGCTGACCCGGCTGGTGACGCAGCGCATCAGCCAGGCATCAATGACGCAGCGCGCCGGGCGCGCCGGACGCCTCTCCCCGGGGATCTGCCTGCATTTGCTCGGCAAAGAACAGGCCGAACGGGCGGCGGCGCAGAGCGAACCGGAGATCCTGCACAGCGATCTGTCGGCGCTGCTGCTGGAGCTGCTGCAGTGGGGCTGCCACGATCCGGCCGCCCTGGCCTGGCTGGATCAACCGCCGGCGGTCAACCTGGCCGCTGCGCGCCGCCTGCTGGAGGCGCTGTCGGCGCTGGACGGCGAGCGGCTGTCGGCGTTTGGCCGCAAAATGGCGACCCTTGGCAACGAGCCGCGGCTGGCGGCGATGCTGGCCGCTGCGCAGACCGATGACGAGGCGGCGACAGCGGCCAGGCTGGCGGCGATCCTCGAGGAGCCGCCGCGCGGCGGGCTGGTGGATCTGGGCGCTGTCTTTTCCCGCCAGCAGGCCAACTGGCAGCAGCGGGCGCAGCAGCTGATGAAGCGTCTGGCCCGCCGCGGCGGCCAGCCCGATGCCGGAGAAATGGCGGCGCTGCTGGCGTCGGCCTTCGCCGATCGCATCGCTCGTCGCCGCGGCCAGGAGGGGCGCTACCAGCTGGCGAACGGCATGGGCGCGATGCTGGACGCCGACGACGCGCTCGGCCGCCACGAGTGGCTGATCGCTCCGCTGCTGCTGCAGGGCAGCGCCTCGCCGGATGCCCGCATGCTGCTGGCTCTGCCGGTGGATATCGGCGAGCTGATCGCCGCCCGTCCCGAGCTGGCGCAGCGTTCCGACACGGTGGAGTGGGATGAGGCCCAGGGTACCCTGAAAGCCTGGCGGCGGACGGTAATAGGCCAGCTGGTGATCAAGACCCAGCCGCTGGCGAAGCCCTCTGAGGCGGAGCTGCATCAGGCGATGCTCAACGGTATTCGTGAGAAAGGCCTCGGGGTGCTTAACTGGACGCCAGAGGCCGAGCAGCTGCGCCTGCGGCTGCACTGCGCGGCGCAGTGGCTGCCGGAAGAGGCATGGCCCGCGGTGGATGACGCTTCGCTACTGGCTTCGCTGGAGGCATGGCTGTTGCCGCAGATGAACGGCGTCCATTCCCTGCGGGCGCTGAAGGCGCTGGATCTGCGTCAGGCGCTCCAGGACTGGCTGCCGTGGCCGCTGCGCCAGAAGCTGGATCGCGAGCTGCCGACGCACTATACCGTGCCGACCGGCAGTCGTCTGGCGATCCGCTACCATGCGGAAAACCCGCCGGCGCTGGCGGTGCGTATGCAGGAGATGTTCGGCGAAGCCACGAACCCGGTGATCGCCGAGGGGCGAGTGCCGCTGGTGCTGGAGCTGCTGTCGCCCGCCCAGCGTCCACTGCAGATCACCCGCGACCTGAGCGCCTTCTGGCAGGGGAGCTACCGTGAGGTGCAGAAAGAGATGAAGGGACGCTACCCGAAACACGTCTGGCCGGACGATCCGGCCAACACCGCCCCGACCCGCCGTAGCAAAAAATATTCGTAG
- the thpR gene encoding RNA 2',3'-cyclic phosphodiesterase — MSEPKRLFFALELPSVVQKQIVQWRATHFPEDAGRPIAADNLHLTLAFLGEVSAEKQRALAALAGRLRQPGFTLTLDDAGQWLRSRVVWLGTRQPPRGLLQLASMLRAQAARSGCYQSPQPFHPHITLWRDARQAVPIPAPGFRWTFPVNEFVLFESSFSRGRTRYTALERYPFDKES; from the coding sequence ATGTCTGAGCCGAAAAGGCTGTTTTTTGCGCTTGAACTGCCGTCTGTCGTCCAGAAGCAGATTGTCCAGTGGCGGGCAACGCACTTCCCCGAAGATGCCGGCAGGCCCATCGCGGCGGATAATCTTCATCTGACGCTGGCGTTTCTCGGCGAGGTGAGCGCGGAAAAACAGCGGGCGCTGGCCGCCCTTGCCGGCCGCCTGCGTCAGCCGGGCTTTACCCTGACGCTGGACGATGCCGGACAGTGGCTGCGCTCGCGGGTGGTGTGGCTCGGAACCCGTCAGCCGCCGCGCGGCCTGCTGCAGCTCGCCAGCATGCTGCGCGCTCAGGCGGCGCGCAGCGGCTGCTACCAGAGCCCGCAGCCGTTTCACCCGCATATTACCCTGTGGCGCGACGCCCGCCAGGCGGTGCCGATCCCGGCTCCCGGCTTTCGCTGGACGTTTCCGGTGAACGAGTTCGTGCTGTTTGAGTCCAGCTTTAGCCGCGGGCGCACGCGCTACACGGCGCTGGAACGTTATCCGTTTGATAAGGAAAGTTGA
- the sfsA gene encoding DNA/RNA nuclease SfsA has translation MQFDPPLQPAILLKRYKRFLADVVTPDGRELTLHCPNTGAMTGCAAPGDTVWYSTSANAKRKYAHTWELTETQQGAIICVNTLRANSLAKEAISAGIIPELSGYNQLKSEVKYGEENSRIDIMLQADDRQNCYIEVKSVTLAEKEYGYFPDAVTTRGQKHLRELMAVAANGDRAVILFAILHSAIDRFSPAHHIDARYAQLLTEAQDKGVEILAWKAELSTTRMTLNKPIAVVLNPGK, from the coding sequence ATGCAGTTTGATCCGCCGTTGCAGCCCGCCATTTTGCTTAAACGTTACAAACGATTTCTTGCTGACGTGGTCACCCCCGATGGTCGCGAGCTGACGCTCCACTGCCCGAATACCGGGGCAATGACCGGTTGCGCCGCCCCGGGCGACACCGTCTGGTATTCCACCTCGGCCAATGCGAAGCGCAAATATGCCCACACCTGGGAATTAACTGAAACGCAGCAAGGCGCGATTATTTGCGTCAATACGCTGCGCGCAAATTCGCTGGCGAAAGAGGCGATTTCTGCCGGGATAATTCCTGAACTTTCAGGCTATAACCAGCTGAAAAGCGAAGTGAAATATGGCGAAGAAAATAGCCGTATCGATATTATGTTACAGGCAGATGACCGACAAAACTGCTATATTGAAGTGAAATCGGTTACGTTGGCGGAGAAAGAATACGGTTATTTCCCCGATGCAGTGACCACGCGCGGCCAGAAGCACCTGCGGGAGCTGATGGCCGTCGCGGCGAATGGCGACCGCGCGGTGATTTTATTTGCCATCCTGCATTCGGCAATTGACCGTTTTTCTCCCGCGCATCATATTGATGCCAGATACGCACAGCTGTTAACAGAAGCCCAGGACAAGGGGGTGGAAATTCTCGCCTGGAAAGCGGAACTTTCTACGACGAGGATGACTCTGAATAAGCCGATCGCCGTGGTGTTAAACCCCGGTAAATAA
- the dksA gene encoding RNA polymerase-binding protein DksA, producing MQEGQNRKTSSLSILAIAGVEPYQEKPGEEYMNEAQLAHFKRILEAWRNQLRDEVDRTVSHMQDEAANFPDPVDRAAQEEEFSLELRNRDRERKLIKKIEKTLKKVEDEDFGYCESCGVEIGIRRLEARPTADLCIDCKTLAEIREKQMAG from the coding sequence ATGCAAGAAGGGCAAAACCGTAAAACATCGTCCCTGAGTATTCTCGCCATCGCTGGGGTGGAGCCGTACCAAGAGAAACCGGGCGAAGAGTATATGAACGAAGCCCAGCTGGCGCACTTCAAGCGTATTCTTGAAGCATGGCGTAATCAACTCAGGGATGAAGTGGATCGCACCGTATCGCACATGCAGGATGAAGCAGCTAACTTCCCGGACCCGGTAGACCGTGCCGCCCAGGAAGAAGAGTTCAGCCTGGAACTGCGTAACCGCGACCGCGAACGTAAACTGATCAAAAAGATCGAGAAAACGCTGAAAAAAGTTGAAGACGAAGACTTCGGCTACTGCGAATCCTGCGGCGTGGAGATCGGCATTCGCCGTCTGGAAGCGCGTCCGACAGCGGATCTGTGCATTGACTGCAAAACCCTGGCGGAAATTCGCGAAAAACAGATGGCGGGCTAA